Proteins from one Sphaeramia orbicularis chromosome 17, fSphaOr1.1, whole genome shotgun sequence genomic window:
- the LOC115437471 gene encoding LOW QUALITY PROTEIN: transcriptional regulator Myc-like (The sequence of the model RefSeq protein was modified relative to this genomic sequence to represent the inferred CDS: inserted 2 bases in 2 codons; deleted 1 base in 1 codon), with translation MAPVLPGTGPSWDWDFDAVQPYFLPEEEDPLAPPPSVPAPPGPGEDIWKKFELLPPPPLSPRRRLLAPDVPPWATEQLLDGDRGPPSAQAPHSALLQSFIIRDCMWSSSFTASAKLQQVLSQRPQPDQSEGAGEGQGGVAQGGVARGAPGACRQPAPALLPAPALTLRPCGAVFQTPLCSAKQVRGFYFEKAWQRSRPDSAPLVLKRXYINIHQHNYAAQQLLGNGPRAGHAHRTPPSDGEDGVERRRTHNDLERQRRNELKASFLTLRDEVPAVARNDNAAKALILKTAAEXIRQMRTDEERLWPRRRS, from the exons ATGGCGCCGGTTTTACCCGGGACTGGACCATCCTGGGACTGGGACTTTGATGCGGTGCAGCCCTACTTCCTGCCAGAGGAGGAGGACCCCCTGGCGCCTCCCCCCTCGGTGCCAGCTCCT CCGGGCCCTGGCGAGGACATCTGGAAGAAGTTTGAGCttctgccgccgccgccgctctCCCCCAGACGGAGGTTGTTGGCACCGGACGTCCCGCCGTGGGCCACGGAGCAGCTGTTGGACGGTGACCGTGGCCCCCCCTCAGCTCAGGCCCCCCACTCCGCCCTCCTGCAGTCCTTCATCATCCGGGACTGCATGTGGAGCAGCAGCTTCACCGCCTCCGCCAAACTGCAGCAGGTGTTGTCACAGCGGCCACAGCCGGACCAATCAGAGGGAGCAGGGGAAGGCCAGGGGGGTGTGGCACAAGGGGGAGTGGCCAGGGGGGCGCCGGGTGCCTGCCGGCAGCCTGCGCCTGCACTTCTGCCTGCGCCTGCGTTGACCCTTCGGCCGTGTGGTGCAGTGTTCCAGACTCCCCTCTGCTCAGCCAAACAGGtgagaggcttttattttgaaaa GGCGTGGCAGCGGTCCAGACCAGACTCCGCCCCTCTGGTCCTGAAGC TCTACATCAACATCCACCAGCACAACTACGCTGCCCAACAGCTGCTGGGAAACGGACCAAGAGCAGGCCACGCCCACAGGACTCCTCCATCAGACGGCGAGGATGGCGTCGAGCGGCGGCGGACTCACAACGACCTGGAGCGTCAGCGCAGGAACGAACTGAAGGCCAGTTTCCTGACACTGAGGGACGAGGTTCCGGCCGTCGCACGCAACGACAATGCGGCGAAGGCGCTGATCCTGAAAACGGCGGCGG TCATCAGACAGATGAGGACGGACGAGGAGCGGCTGTGGCCACGAAGGCGGAGCTGA